The Helianthus annuus cultivar XRQ/B chromosome 11, HanXRQr2.0-SUNRISE, whole genome shotgun sequence region AGAAATCGCAACAACAACCGCTTACTACAGTCTCCAACACGAATTCGAAAAACCCTTTTGCTCAGAATCGAACAAAACGGTCACTTATCGGAGATTTATCCTGTTCTGTCACTGCTACACAAGTTCATCCACAAGGGCTGTATAAATCATCGTCTTCATCAGGTTCTCGTGATCTGTTTGCCGAGCTTGATCAGCTCAGAAGCTTGCTTCAAGAATCTAAAGACAGAGAAGCCAAACTGCAGGCTGAGTTAGGTGATTTCAAGAAGAAAAACCTCAAGGCTTTGGAGCTCGAACAAGCGGTTGAATCGAAGACTAGTGAAATAGAAACTCTCAAAAGCAAAATCGATTTGCTCGAATCGGAAAACGCCAGTCTTTCTGAGCAGTTGAATTCCCAGCAGTTGCAAGAAAATATAGCAAAGGGGGTTGTTAATGGTGTTGAGGTAGATGTTCTTAAGTTGAGAAGGCTGAATGCTGAGCTTCATCTTCAAAAGAGAAATCTTTGTTTCAGAATCTCTTCAATGGAGTCAGAACTAGCTGCCATAGCCAAAGATTCTGAGGTTTCCAAAATTTTCATAAAACTTATTACTTTTTAATTTTTGTTCATATTTGGTTTGAATATCTTGGTAACATAGTTTCCCTTGATAAAAGTAACCGTTTGAAATCCGTCATACCCATAAAAAAGAAATTGCAAATTCGACGTGTGTAGCAGTGGTATTCATAAACCGCAGAAGCCGCCCAAACCCCTAAATTGAAGAATATATTCCCGTTTGGCTGGTTTGAAATTTGAATAATGTACGGTCTGGTTTTAATGGTTTGACAGTTATGGTTTGGAACTTGGAAGCCGTAGTGTAAACTGAACTAGTCGTTTAAcatttattattatattgttatatttatataatttaggataataaagttatatatataattaattatatATCATATTCATGAACCGTTCTTACCTTTTTTTAGTATGCTTTTGtagaaaaatagttttttttgtataaaacctCAAAACCGAACCGTCAAACCATGAAAACCGGCCGGTTCGGTTTGTATATTCACAAAACCATAGTTACCAGTTTGGCCCAAAATGTTTTTCAAAACCAGCCAAACCGGATTGTGAACGCCCCTGGTGTGTAGCAATGTGGTGGTCTGATTACGCTGGCTAAAAAATGCAGAATGAATTCGTTCAGAAGATCAAAGCGGAGGCATCTATGTTACGACAAACAAACGAAGATTTATGTAAACAAGTTGAAGATCTACAAGTAAGTCGATTAAACGAGGTTGAGGAGCTTGTCTATCTTAGATGGGTCAACACCTGTCTTAAAAACGAGTTGCAAAATTCGACGTTTGTAAGTTCCGAAGTAACATCAAGTCCAGCTTCCGTTGAATGGCTCAACGGTTCCGTATCAAGTGACGGAAGTTCCGAACACGGTAGTACCCAAAAAACGTTAAGTTTGATTAAGAAAATGAAAAAATGGCCCGTTCTTGATGAAGAAACGAATGTCTCGGAACCGATTAACTCTAAACTGAATCTCGGTTGGTCAGACGGAAGACGACATTCAATCAGTGGAGCTAATTGCTGTCAAGAAGATCTTGTAGTGAATAAACGAAGACAATCTGACGGTTTTATATGTATAACGGAAACGGATGGTGTAAATGATTTGAATGTGATCCAAGGGTCACAATTGCGTGAAGCTACGAAACTGAAAACGTTTTTGGACGTTGAAAAACGGGCGTTGCGTGTTCCTAACCCTCCTCCGAGACCGTCTAGCTTTACTTCTAAGGAACATACGGAGGTTAGTAATCAAgtaccaccgccaccaccaccaccaccaccgccgccgccgcctccaccgccaccacctccgaAGTTCACGGGGAGAAACAACGGTGGAGGGGTTGTTCAACGAGCTCCGGAAGTGGTTGAGTTTTATCATTCGCTTATGAAAAGGGACTCCAGGAAAGATCCGTTAAATGATGGGATCTGTGATGCGCTAGATGTGAATAATGTTCGAAATAGTATGATTGGTGAAATCGAAAACCGATCGTCACATTTGCTTGCTGTAAGTTTTTTTAATAAACTATCTTGATTTTGTTGTTATTTATTTCAGCTGATGTTGTttgctttttttattttatatattttttagatAAAGGAGGATGTTGAGACTCAAGGGGAATTCGTGAATTCGTTAATACGGGAGGTCAACAATGCGGTTTATCCGGAAATAGAAGATGTGGTGGCTTTTGTGAACTGGCTGGATGATGAACTTGGCTTTCTTGTAAGTTTCTCATATGAACTAAGGTAggaaattttgacccgtttatggATAAATGAGTCCAGTTGGGTGATTTATATCCTCAAACGGGCCAGTGGAGTAAAATAGTTGCCTAAAATGTGTTCACAATGCATACGtccttttaaatatatttatcgaatctAAGAAAGTGTTTGCAGGAATGCTCAACCCATCCCGTTAGCTCTAAAAGTTACGGGTTTTGACCAAACCCATCCGTTTTGTGCCTTAATATGCATCTATCATTACACAAGTTTTAATCTCGAAAAAATTACGGAATCGTTCTTCATTGTAAAATCAAAATTGTGTTGGCACTCCTTTTTTGGCATATTGACGATTGCTTGGTTGTAGTGATTATTCCCGGTTCCGGACCCGATCCGGTCAAAACCCGGAAAAACCCAGCCAAACTGGCCAAAACCCGAAcgtacccggaaccggttcctaCCCGGTTCTTGACTTTGTTGACCAAACCCGGACCCGGTTCGAGGTTCTAAAAAAACCCAGTTTGTGCATCTCTATTTTTTTGTATATTTATAATGTGTGGTTGATTGCTGTTGGATTTTGTAAAAAGGTGGACGAGAGGGCTGTGCTGAAACACTTTGATTGGCCGGAGAAGAAAGCCGACACATTAAGAGAGGCAGCGTTTGCGTATCGAGATCTAAAGAAGCTGGAGCATGAAATTTCAAATTACAAGGACAATTACCACATACCCTGTGACTTGGCGTTGAAGAAAATGGTCTCCTTGTCTGAAAAGTAAGAAAATTTTCAATCCTTGTGTGACAAGTAAGAACGTTTTATATCTAACATTGTCTGTTGCGCACTGTTAGGATGGAGCGTATCGTTTATAACCTTCTTAGAACGAGAGATACATTGATGCGTAATTGCAAAGAGTTCCATATTCCTACTGATTGGATGCTTGATTCAGGAATATTAAACAAGGTTTGTTATTTCTGTACTAAATTTTCCCTTTGTTATCATTCACAAAACACCAGTTGACATGTATACATCATCATGATGGATTACTGCTGTAAGTTCAAGAATGAATGGATGAAGAGAGTTGCTAAACGGGTCGTCTATGTGGGTTGGCGGATCGAACCCAACATGAACCCGGAAATCGTGTCTCACACATGAATCCTGACATGACATGTGTATTCATGGTTTGACACGTAGATGGCCCATTTAACCCAAAAAaagaactttttttttttactttttttaaatatttatacaatacaattcaaaatttacatagttttttttttaaatcaatcaTGTTTAAACTATGccaatattttttaaaattgtaaACGTAGATATAAAATACCCAAATAATTTAGGTTAttatataaaaaactaaaaaaataaattaataggttaaacgggtcaacccacaAACTTGCGGGGTTGACACGAACAAGGCCCATTTAGCTAAACGTGTTCGCCCGGAACTGATCCTAACCTGTTTAGAGTAAACCCAAACCCGCGAATTTCTTGTTAGGTTCTTGTCGTGTTAGAAATTTACACCCCTATGGATGAATGAATTAATTCATGATCTTAATGAATGCATACATCATCATGACGATTGACGGATTACTATTGTATGTTCAAAAATGAATTGATAATACATGATCTCAATGTGCATGCATGCATCATCATGATTGAATATTGCTATAAAGTCaagaatgaatgaatgaatgaatggaTAATACGCGCATACATTAAGAACGAATGAATAGATGGATAATACATGATCTCCATGCATGCAGATTAAGCTGGGATCGGTTAAGTTGGCAAAGAAATACTTAAAAAGAGTTGCTACAGAACTTCAAACGAAGGGAACAACCGAGAAAGATTCTTCAATGGACTATATGCTACTTCAAGGAGTGCGATTTGCTTTCCGCATTCATCAGGTTAGACATATTTACTTGCATAACACAATATTTACAATCTTATTATTCAACAATTTTTCACAAGATACAACCATGCTCATTTGATGTTATTGATGACACCTCTCAaatcatttttctttcaaaaaatgaatttattaatataatatttgcTTTGTTGCAGTTTGCTGGTGGATTTGATGTCGATACAATGCATGCGTTCGAGGAGCTTCGCAACTTGGCTCTTGTTTTGAACAAAAAGTAGAATGAAAAGAGGAATTTTTTGGTGCAGGAAATATGGATATTTTTTTTTGTACAGGTTGTCATTTAAGATGTTAGTTTTGGTATGAAGAAAGAATGAAGGCTTGTTAAATACAAATGGGATGGGATGGGATGGCATGTGATGATAGAGAGgtcatcatcaccatcaccatcatcatggTTATCGTCATTTGTTCCTACAAAAACATATATGTATTTGGGGTTCAAGATTAGTTTGACCCATGTTGACTTTATCTTTCATTTTCTTACACCTTTCACATTTCCTTTAAGTTTATCTTTTAGGTGGTTTATGGATTTAATTGCAAGGATTAGGCTTGCAAGTTAATTGAACGGACACGAACGGGATCGTTCATGTTCATTTGTTCGTTAACAAAATGAAAATGTCTGTTTTCGTTTAGTAATATT contains the following coding sequences:
- the LOC110890570 gene encoding protein CHUP1, chloroplastic, encoding MGETKENKLKPPSKFSDENQAPLKPRNSNVQSNLKPRSIWGSNIVKGFSADKKTRSQQVGKKSQQQPLTTVSNTNSKNPFAQNRTKRSLIGDLSCSVTATQVHPQGLYKSSSSSGSRDLFAELDQLRSLLQESKDREAKLQAELGDFKKKNLKALELEQAVESKTSEIETLKSKIDLLESENASLSEQLNSQQLQENIAKGVVNGVEVDVLKLRRLNAELHLQKRNLCFRISSMESELAAIAKDSENEFVQKIKAEASMLRQTNEDLCKQVEDLQVSRLNEVEELVYLRWVNTCLKNELQNSTFVSSEVTSSPASVEWLNGSVSSDGSSEHGSTQKTLSLIKKMKKWPVLDEETNVSEPINSKLNLGWSDGRRHSISGANCCQEDLVVNKRRQSDGFICITETDGVNDLNVIQGSQLREATKLKTFLDVEKRALRVPNPPPRPSSFTSKEHTEVSNQVPPPPPPPPPPPPPPPPPPPKFTGRNNGGGVVQRAPEVVEFYHSLMKRDSRKDPLNDGICDALDVNNVRNSMIGEIENRSSHLLAIKEDVETQGEFVNSLIREVNNAVYPEIEDVVAFVNWLDDELGFLVDERAVLKHFDWPEKKADTLREAAFAYRDLKKLEHEISNYKDNYHIPCDLALKKMVSLSEKMERIVYNLLRTRDTLMRNCKEFHIPTDWMLDSGILNKIKLGSVKLAKKYLKRVATELQTKGTTEKDSSMDYMLLQGVRFAFRIHQFAGGFDVDTMHAFEELRNLALVLNKK